The proteins below are encoded in one region of Nitrospinota bacterium:
- a CDS encoding cellulase family glycosylhydrolase yields MKKNLLLSLLAATVLYAAGCGNITETILSGGAETPYDKLGVGIFPGNRNAGDLYTQMADIATLKFKWVRATFWFDTQFMAYNGASPNYARFDETINAAAASGLEVVPILAYVPDWLRGDPNWKNTFVNDYVIPLVRRYKGSVKYWEVWNEPDEMKYDVLNGSAEDYFDLLKQVSAAIRSVDPSAKVVAAATTSIVTDGLAKFEWTQKLVDMGLSSYADVLNIHYYSDLDIELSANGGPLVTNAGMPVWVTETGKSGQGNQKSYFDSNMGYIDKSVNPERIFWYCYIEGEGRTEEHNPDETYGLLTYYGGYRYESSLYTHLKSR; encoded by the coding sequence ATGAAGAAGAATCTATTGCTTTCGCTTCTGGCCGCAACTGTCCTCTACGCGGCTGGATGCGGCAACATCACTGAGACTATACTTTCGGGAGGCGCGGAAACACCCTATGACAAACTTGGCGTGGGGATATTCCCGGGCAACCGCAACGCCGGGGACCTTTATACCCAAATGGCGGACATAGCCACCCTCAAGTTCAAGTGGGTGCGGGCCACTTTCTGGTTTGACACACAGTTTATGGCCTACAACGGAGCGTCGCCAAACTACGCCAGGTTTGACGAGACCATCAACGCGGCCGCCGCATCCGGACTGGAGGTCGTCCCTATTCTGGCTTACGTGCCGGACTGGCTTCGGGGAGACCCAAACTGGAAAAACACTTTTGTGAACGATTATGTAATCCCGCTGGTGAGGCGGTACAAAGGCTCGGTGAAATACTGGGAGGTCTGGAACGAGCCGGACGAGATGAAATATGACGTGCTAAACGGCTCGGCGGAGGACTATTTCGACCTGCTAAAGCAGGTGTCGGCCGCGATACGCTCTGTTGATCCGTCCGCGAAAGTCGTCGCCGCGGCCACCACGAGCATAGTCACCGACGGGCTGGCCAAGTTCGAGTGGACGCAAAAACTTGTGGACATGGGCCTTTCGTCGTACGCCGACGTGCTTAATATTCATTATTATTCCGATCTGGACATAGAGCTTTCCGCCAACGGCGGGCCGCTGGTGACCAACGCCGGAATGCCTGTGTGGGTGACCGAGACCGGCAAGAGCGGACAGGGAAACCAAAAATCCTATTTCGACTCCAACATGGGATACATAGACAAGTCGGTCAATCCCGAACGCATTTTCTGGTATTGCTATATCGAAGGCGAAGGGCGGACGGAGGAGCATAATCCGGACGAGACCTACGGCCTGTTGACATATTACGGCGGATACAGGTACGAATCATCCTTGTACACGCACCTGAAGAGCCGCTGA